One Oncorhynchus masou masou isolate Uvic2021 chromosome 27, UVic_Omas_1.1, whole genome shotgun sequence genomic window carries:
- the LOC135516209 gene encoding adipose-secreted signaling protein-like isoform X1, protein MATARKSSAAKAGAVRFSEEPTTAIAAAGTPSHVHFDEKLHDSVVMVIPQPDGNFMVKVGFLKTQHKYEIVFDLPEVPSLGKAVCPAPVPNQHICITNITPVAEGGLRVTCEYMAHQEGVLCEELMLVSESQEKVCVGVKVQARVMDRHHGTPMLLEGVRCVGVELEYDSEQSDWQGFD, encoded by the exons ATGGCTACTGCTAGGAAGA GCTCTGCGGCAAAGGCGGGGGCCGTCAGATTCTCAGAAGAGCCAACCACCGCTATTGCTGCCGCCGGCACCCCGTCCCATGTCCACTTTGACGAGAAGCTCCACGACTCTGTCGTCATGGTGATCCCTCAGCCCGATGGGAACTTCATGGTCAAG GTTGGTTTTCTGAAGACCCAGCACAAATATGAGATTGTCTTCGACCTCCCTGAGGTTCCGTCACTGGGGAAGGCTGTGTGTCCAGCTCCTGTACCCAACCAGCACATCTGCATCACCAATATCACTCCTGTAGCAGAGG GTGGTCTGAGAGTGACGTGTGAGTACATGGCCCACCAGGAGGGTGTGCTATGTGAGGAGCTGATGCTGGTCAGTGAGAGCCAGGAGAAAGTCTGTGTGGGGGTCAAGGTTCAAGCCCGCGTCATGG ACCGTCACCATGGAACACCCATGTTGTTGGAAGGAGTGCGTTGTGTGGGAGTGGAGCTGGAGTATGACTCTGAACAGAGTGACTGGCAAGGATTTGACTAG
- the LOC135516209 gene encoding adipose-secreted signaling protein-like isoform X2: MATARKSSAAKAGAVRFSEEPTTAIAAAGTPSHVHFDEKLHDSVVMVIPQPDGNFMVKVGFLKTQHKYEIVFDLPEVPSLGKAVCPAPVPNQHICITNITPVAEGGLRVTCEYMAHQEGVLCEELMLVSESQEKVCVGVKVQARVMVIGSRELEGKAAKGGVGFGDAQ; this comes from the exons ATGGCTACTGCTAGGAAGA GCTCTGCGGCAAAGGCGGGGGCCGTCAGATTCTCAGAAGAGCCAACCACCGCTATTGCTGCCGCCGGCACCCCGTCCCATGTCCACTTTGACGAGAAGCTCCACGACTCTGTCGTCATGGTGATCCCTCAGCCCGATGGGAACTTCATGGTCAAG GTTGGTTTTCTGAAGACCCAGCACAAATATGAGATTGTCTTCGACCTCCCTGAGGTTCCGTCACTGGGGAAGGCTGTGTGTCCAGCTCCTGTACCCAACCAGCACATCTGCATCACCAATATCACTCCTGTAGCAGAGG GTGGTCTGAGAGTGACGTGTGAGTACATGGCCCACCAGGAGGGTGTGCTATGTGAGGAGCTGATGCTGGTCAGTGAGAGCCAGGAGAAAGTCTGTGTGGGGGTCAAGGTTCAAGCCCGCGTCATGG tcattggcagcagagaactggaaggaaaggcagccaaaggaggagttggctttggggatgcccagtga